One window from the genome of Jiangella alba encodes:
- a CDS encoding DUF5819 family protein: MRDQETATTPERQEPRPTWIKVVAGGLGALLCAHLFATAVFVGPANAAKESLGTTLTSYMQPYFQQEWSLFAPTPISVEYSMLVRGWYDADSSTEWVDVTQLEVDGNILHSLAPSRAGIITRRLAGNMRKQYRLISREEQEVLAGNYHEDAWARMEEAMLATPDPSSDARISYVLRLDRAMAAYATQFAWAWWGRDSGIEYVEVQIQETRAPRFDDRGDDPSVTTREFGRRPLYLYDDQDSAAFAEAIGRFR; the protein is encoded by the coding sequence ATGCGGGACCAGGAGACAGCGACAACGCCGGAGCGGCAGGAACCGCGTCCGACGTGGATCAAGGTCGTCGCCGGAGGGCTCGGCGCGCTGCTGTGCGCGCACCTCTTCGCGACGGCGGTGTTCGTCGGCCCGGCCAACGCGGCCAAGGAGTCGCTGGGCACGACGCTGACGAGCTACATGCAGCCGTACTTCCAGCAGGAGTGGAGCCTGTTCGCGCCGACGCCCATCAGCGTCGAGTACTCCATGCTGGTGCGCGGCTGGTACGACGCCGACAGCTCCACCGAGTGGGTGGACGTCACCCAGCTCGAGGTCGACGGCAACATCCTGCACAGCCTGGCGCCGTCGCGCGCGGGCATCATCACCCGCCGGCTGGCCGGCAACATGCGCAAGCAGTACCGCCTCATCTCACGCGAGGAGCAGGAGGTGCTGGCCGGCAACTACCACGAGGACGCGTGGGCGCGCATGGAAGAGGCGATGCTCGCCACCCCCGACCCCAGCTCCGACGCGCGCATCTCCTACGTGCTGCGTCTCGACCGCGCGATGGCGGCGTACGCCACGCAGTTCGCGTGGGCCTGGTGGGGCCGCGACTCCGGCATCGAGTACGTCGAGGTGCAGATCCAGGAGACCCGCGCGCCGCGCTTCGACGACCGCGGCGACGACCCGTCGGTCACCACCCGCGAGTTCGGCCGCCGCCCGCTCTACCTGTACGACGACCAGGACAGCGCGGCGTTCGCCGAGGCCATCGGGAGGTTCCGATGA
- a CDS encoding HTTM domain-containing protein: MIGSAVDRALDGAARTVGKGEEWLLGAKRATYGVAVVRIIFGGAAVWFLLANFANRHYLWGDAAQWMTPLERNGGFGWPFTLFEGGSDPTMLTVKTLVVLGLAVAFTLGWRTRVVAPLLLITWVSLIESNPLYGDQSDNIFRILLIYLCFADLSGRWSLDARRRARQEQGLSRWLWPRRFTPDGLRRGGARLGVLVHNLAVLAVGAQICIIYVASALYKVQGEYWQDGTAVYYPMQVGQYRPWPWLNDVLSANPFGVLVVSYFSVFIQLFFPLLLLRRGTRVVALLGVLGMHAGIAVIMGLPFFSLFIMAGDQIFIRDSTYQGIAARVRAARDERRRRRRPAAAEPAPEEAPAEPVPTR; encoded by the coding sequence ATGATCGGCTCCGCCGTCGACCGCGCGCTGGACGGCGCCGCCCGCACCGTCGGCAAGGGCGAGGAGTGGCTGCTGGGCGCCAAGCGCGCCACGTACGGCGTCGCCGTCGTCCGCATCATCTTCGGCGGCGCGGCCGTCTGGTTCCTGCTGGCGAACTTCGCCAACCGGCACTACCTGTGGGGCGACGCCGCGCAGTGGATGACGCCGCTCGAGCGCAACGGCGGCTTCGGCTGGCCGTTCACGCTGTTCGAGGGCGGCAGCGACCCCACCATGCTGACGGTGAAGACGCTGGTCGTGCTCGGGCTGGCGGTCGCCTTCACGCTCGGCTGGCGCACCCGCGTGGTCGCGCCGCTGCTGCTGATCACCTGGGTCAGCCTGATCGAGTCGAACCCGCTCTACGGCGACCAGAGCGACAACATCTTCCGCATCCTGCTCATCTACCTGTGCTTCGCCGACCTGTCCGGACGGTGGTCGCTGGATGCTCGCCGGCGCGCGCGGCAGGAGCAGGGCCTGAGCCGCTGGCTGTGGCCGCGCCGGTTCACCCCCGACGGGCTGCGTCGCGGCGGCGCCCGGCTCGGGGTGCTCGTCCACAACCTCGCCGTGCTGGCCGTCGGCGCGCAGATCTGCATCATCTACGTGGCCTCGGCGCTGTACAAGGTGCAGGGCGAGTACTGGCAGGACGGCACCGCCGTCTACTACCCGATGCAGGTCGGTCAGTACCGGCCGTGGCCGTGGCTGAACGACGTGCTGTCGGCGAACCCGTTCGGCGTGCTGGTCGTCTCGTACTTCTCCGTGTTCATCCAGCTGTTCTTCCCGCTGCTGCTGTTGCGCCGCGGCACCCGGGTGGTGGCGCTGCTCGGCGTCCTCGGCATGCACGCCGGCATCGCGGTGATCATGGGGCTGCCGTTCTTCTCGCTGTTCATCATGGCCGGCGACCAGATCTTCATCCGCGACTCCACGTATCAGGGCATCGCGGCCCGGGTGCGTGCGGCGCGGGACGAGCGACGGCGACGGCGGCGGCCGGCCGCGGCGGAGCCCGCGCCGGAGGAGGCCCCGGCCGAGCCGGTGCCCACGAGGTAG
- a CDS encoding DUF5819 family protein, translating to MPKERPDDTQRTEVPPIAKGVAFFLVGVLVLHFAATFLWNAPSNPIKDSVGAQVSGYMRPFFQQNWSLFAPNPVNAEDELRVRAQVEDPQTGELRTTDWADATRLEWTLITHDPAPSRASRLTSNLHRRVNTAWDALTDEQQEIVAADYTDMDDWRPLADDLIAAQGGETSGRVANIVRADRVATGYATQLARALWGEDVVAVQFQLVRTPVPRWDVRFDPVPDDPQRTVRDFGWRPVLVDPDQDEAAFADVIDGLVENR from the coding sequence GTGCCGAAGGAGAGGCCGGACGACACCCAGCGCACCGAGGTGCCGCCGATCGCGAAGGGCGTCGCGTTCTTCCTGGTCGGCGTCCTGGTGCTGCATTTCGCCGCGACGTTCCTGTGGAACGCGCCGAGCAACCCGATCAAGGACTCCGTCGGCGCCCAGGTGTCCGGGTACATGCGGCCGTTCTTCCAGCAGAACTGGAGCCTGTTCGCGCCGAACCCGGTGAACGCCGAGGACGAGCTGCGGGTCCGGGCGCAGGTCGAGGACCCGCAGACCGGTGAGCTGCGCACCACCGACTGGGCCGACGCGACGCGCCTGGAGTGGACGCTGATCACGCACGACCCCGCGCCGTCGCGGGCCAGCCGGCTGACGTCGAACCTGCACCGCCGCGTCAACACCGCCTGGGACGCGCTCACCGACGAGCAGCAGGAGATCGTCGCCGCCGACTACACCGACATGGACGACTGGCGGCCGCTGGCCGACGACCTCATCGCGGCACAGGGCGGCGAGACGTCCGGCCGCGTCGCGAACATCGTCCGCGCCGACCGCGTCGCCACCGGCTATGCCACCCAGCTGGCCAGGGCGCTGTGGGGCGAGGACGTCGTCGCCGTCCAGTTCCAGCTGGTCCGCACGCCGGTGCCGCGCTGGGACGTCCGATTCGACCCGGTGCCCGACGACCCGCAGCGGACGGTGCGCGACTTCGGCTGGCGCCCGGTGCTGGTCGACCCCGACCAGGACGAGGCCGCGTTCGCCGACGTCATCGACGGGCTGGTGGAGAACCGGTGA
- a CDS encoding HTTM domain-containing protein — MIGDAVRFVTGAVGRTVDAGEQWLFDRKKATYGLAAMRILIGVAILGSLTVNFAARHYVWGPGSRWLTPWLTVDEYGFPFTWVFAQDDGTTVFTLKYLLLAALAVAFTLGWRTRVVTPLLTIAIASLMRLNPLADDAGDNIVRIMLLFLCFADTSMRWSLDARRRARPGYRPLVPLPPWVGTLFHNVALMAVATQVFMIYMTSGLSKVQGSMWQEGVGLYYPLRIGQYAPWPGLNELVYTNGVFVTIGSYVTVFVQVLFPLLLLRRGTRVLALLAIFAMHVGIAVTMALPWFSLAMIAADMVFVRDDTYRALARWVRGSRRRRPPPEPEPEPAGQLDEAANAPGT; from the coding sequence GTGATCGGCGACGCGGTCCGGTTCGTGACCGGCGCCGTCGGGCGGACGGTCGACGCGGGCGAGCAGTGGCTGTTCGACCGCAAGAAGGCCACGTACGGGCTGGCCGCGATGCGCATCCTCATCGGCGTCGCGATCCTCGGCTCGCTCACCGTCAACTTCGCCGCCCGGCACTACGTGTGGGGTCCCGGCTCGCGCTGGCTGACCCCGTGGCTGACGGTCGACGAGTACGGCTTCCCGTTCACGTGGGTGTTCGCGCAGGACGACGGCACCACGGTCTTCACGCTGAAGTACCTGCTGCTGGCCGCGCTGGCCGTCGCGTTCACGCTGGGCTGGCGCACCCGCGTGGTCACCCCGCTGCTGACGATCGCGATCGCCAGCCTGATGCGGCTGAACCCGCTGGCCGACGACGCCGGCGACAACATCGTCCGCATCATGCTGCTGTTCCTGTGCTTCGCCGACACCTCGATGCGGTGGTCGCTGGACGCCCGCCGCCGCGCCCGGCCCGGCTACCGGCCGCTGGTGCCGCTGCCGCCCTGGGTGGGGACGCTGTTCCACAACGTCGCGCTGATGGCCGTCGCCACCCAGGTGTTCATGATCTACATGACGTCCGGGCTGTCGAAGGTGCAGGGCAGCATGTGGCAGGAGGGCGTCGGGCTGTACTACCCGCTGCGCATCGGCCAGTACGCACCGTGGCCCGGGCTGAACGAGTTGGTCTACACCAACGGCGTGTTCGTCACGATCGGCAGCTACGTGACGGTGTTCGTGCAGGTGCTGTTCCCGCTGCTGCTGTTGCGACGGGGCACCCGGGTGCTGGCGCTGCTGGCGATCTTCGCGATGCACGTCGGCATCGCGGTCACGATGGCGTTGCCGTGGTTCTCGCTGGCGATGATCGCCGCCGACATGGTCTTCGTCCGCGACGACACCTACCGGGCGCTGGCCCGCTGGGTGCGCGGGTCCCGGCGACGACGACCGCCGCCGGAACCCGAACCCGAGCCGGCCGGTCAGCTGGACGAGGCGGCGAACGCCCCCGGGACGTAG
- a CDS encoding carboxymuconolactone decarboxylase family protein, producing MTLRLDLFSTPTAAKTLKRFANAALALEGSALPKSLRELVQLRVSQLNGCGYCVDAHTKEAAAAGEPDVRIHLVAAWRESTVFTDAERAAFALAEEATRLDRGDGVSDATWAAVREHYDDDELGALVCVVSLITAANLMNVIVRNRGGSYVPGAFAASSS from the coding sequence ATGACGCTCCGACTCGACCTGTTCTCCACCCCGACCGCCGCGAAGACGCTCAAGCGCTTCGCCAACGCCGCGCTGGCGCTGGAGGGCTCGGCGCTGCCGAAGTCGCTGCGCGAGCTGGTGCAGCTGCGGGTCAGCCAGCTCAACGGCTGCGGCTACTGCGTCGACGCGCACACGAAGGAGGCCGCGGCCGCCGGAGAGCCCGACGTGCGGATCCACCTGGTCGCCGCCTGGCGCGAGTCGACGGTGTTCACCGACGCCGAGCGGGCCGCGTTCGCGCTGGCCGAGGAGGCCACCCGGCTCGACCGCGGCGACGGCGTGTCCGACGCGACCTGGGCCGCCGTGCGCGAGCACTACGACGACGACGAGCTCGGCGCGCTGGTCTGCGTCGTCTCGCTGATCACCGCGGCCAACCTGATGAACGTCATCGTGCGCAACCGCGGTGGTTCCTACGTCCCGGGGGCGTTCGCCGCCTCGTCCAGCTGA
- a CDS encoding RNA polymerase sigma-70 factor — protein sequence MDPATETFVAYRNLLFTVAYELLGSAADAEDVLQEVWLRWAGVDLDAVRDRRAYLIRTTTRQALVRLRTVRRRRESYVGPWLPEPLLTTPDVAEDVELAESVSMAMLLVLETLTPTERAVFVLRDVFAVEYDEIAQAVGKTPAAVRQIAHRARGHVAARRPRGSAPADQARAALDAFRRAVETGDLQGLVDVLAPDVVLLTDGGGVARAALEPVTGAATVAAVLGRIAATPQLALVNGHPALVLRDDGAIDTVLAVRLDGGLVTGLYAVRNPEKLARFGRAVTLRRARL from the coding sequence ATGGACCCGGCCACCGAGACGTTCGTCGCGTACCGCAACCTGCTGTTCACCGTCGCCTACGAATTGCTCGGCTCGGCCGCCGACGCGGAGGACGTGCTGCAGGAGGTGTGGCTGCGGTGGGCCGGCGTCGACCTCGACGCCGTCCGCGACCGGCGCGCCTACCTGATCCGGACCACCACCCGGCAGGCGCTGGTCCGGCTGCGCACCGTGCGCCGGCGGCGCGAGTCCTACGTCGGCCCGTGGCTGCCCGAGCCGTTGCTGACCACGCCCGACGTCGCCGAGGACGTCGAGCTGGCGGAGAGCGTCTCGATGGCGATGCTGCTGGTGCTGGAGACGCTGACGCCGACGGAGCGGGCGGTGTTCGTGCTGCGCGACGTGTTCGCCGTGGAGTACGACGAGATCGCGCAGGCGGTCGGCAAGACCCCCGCCGCGGTGCGGCAGATCGCGCACCGTGCCCGCGGCCACGTCGCCGCCCGGCGGCCCCGCGGTTCCGCTCCGGCGGACCAGGCCCGGGCCGCGCTGGACGCGTTCCGGCGGGCGGTCGAGACCGGTGACCTGCAGGGACTGGTGGACGTGCTGGCGCCGGACGTCGTCCTGCTCACCGACGGCGGCGGGGTCGCGCGGGCCGCGCTGGAGCCCGTCACCGGTGCCGCGACGGTCGCCGCCGTGCTGGGCCGGATCGCCGCCACGCCGCAGCTCGCGCTGGTGAACGGCCACCCGGCGCTGGTGCTGCGCGACGACGGCGCGATCGACACCGTGCTGGCGGTGCGGCTCGACGGCGGGCTGGTCACCGGCCTCTACGCGGTGCGCAACCCGGAGAAGCTGGCGCGGTTCGGCCGCGCCGTGACGCTGCGCCGGGCCCGCCTCTGA
- a CDS encoding glycosyltransferase family 4 protein: MRILVVSWEYPPVIYGGLGRHVHRLTEGLVADGHDVAVVTQSAPGMPEEEDDKGVRVFRAPPDPPAGERGEDLVPWVLALNTSLMRTAHRLTREWMPDVVHAHDWVDAHAGINVARAIDAPLVATVHATEAGLWDGWLSTPLSRARHDIEAWLVAEATRSIVCSEAMRVEAAAAFDVPPEDLTVIRNAVDHPAWRTTAEARRATRERFGIPPKTPLLVFGGRLEWEKGVDVCVEALSLVRQRHHDARLVLAGAGSQEINLRRLAQRLQIDHVVQFAGRMDQPDLAALFGAADVAMCPSSYEPFGIVALEACAAGTPVIAGDSGGLREVIEHDVTGLLVPPRDPGDLAAAAMRLLDEPGLSQRLVRAAHQRIATEFVWTAVARETEKVYAAAVADPRPPRPRPAPAPDGNILADRPAAVQQAWKRVRGEV; encoded by the coding sequence ATGCGGATACTTGTCGTCTCGTGGGAGTACCCGCCCGTCATCTACGGCGGACTGGGGCGCCACGTCCACCGCCTGACCGAGGGTCTCGTGGCCGACGGACACGACGTCGCCGTCGTCACCCAGTCCGCCCCGGGGATGCCCGAGGAAGAGGACGACAAGGGTGTGCGGGTGTTCCGGGCTCCGCCCGACCCGCCGGCCGGCGAGCGCGGCGAAGACCTCGTGCCGTGGGTGCTGGCGCTCAACACCAGCCTCATGCGCACCGCCCACCGCCTCACCCGCGAGTGGATGCCCGACGTCGTCCACGCGCACGACTGGGTCGACGCGCACGCCGGCATCAACGTCGCGCGCGCCATCGACGCGCCGCTGGTCGCCACCGTCCACGCCACCGAGGCGGGGCTGTGGGACGGCTGGCTGTCGACGCCGCTGTCGCGAGCCCGGCACGACATCGAGGCGTGGCTGGTCGCCGAGGCCACCCGCTCCATCGTCTGCTCCGAGGCCATGCGGGTCGAGGCGGCCGCCGCGTTCGACGTCCCGCCCGAGGACCTCACCGTCATCCGCAACGCCGTCGACCACCCCGCCTGGCGCACCACGGCCGAGGCGCGGCGGGCCACCCGCGAGCGGTTCGGCATCCCGCCGAAGACGCCGCTGCTGGTGTTCGGCGGCCGGCTGGAGTGGGAGAAGGGCGTCGACGTCTGCGTCGAGGCGCTCTCGCTGGTCCGGCAGCGCCACCACGACGCCCGGCTGGTACTGGCCGGCGCCGGGTCGCAGGAGATCAACCTGCGGCGGCTGGCGCAGCGGCTGCAGATCGACCACGTCGTCCAGTTCGCCGGGCGCATGGACCAGCCCGACCTCGCCGCCCTGTTCGGCGCCGCCGACGTCGCCATGTGCCCGTCGTCGTACGAGCCGTTCGGCATCGTGGCGCTCGAGGCGTGCGCGGCCGGCACCCCGGTCATCGCCGGCGACAGCGGCGGCCTGCGCGAGGTCATCGAGCACGACGTCACCGGCCTGCTGGTGCCGCCGCGCGACCCCGGCGACCTCGCGGCGGCGGCCATGCGGCTGCTCGACGAGCCCGGCCTGTCGCAGCGGCTGGTCCGGGCCGCCCACCAGCGCATCGCCACCGAGTTCGTCTGGACGGCGGTCGCCCGCGAGACCGAGAAGGTCTACGCGGCCGCCGTCGCCGACCCCCGGCCGCCGCGGCCACGGCCCGCACCGGCGCCCGACGGCAACATCCTGGCCGACCGCCCCGCGGCAGTGCAGCAGGCCTGGAAGCGGGTCCGCGGCGAGGTCTGA
- a CDS encoding electron transfer flavoprotein subunit beta/FixA family protein — MKIVTLVKHVPDATADRTFTAADNTTDRVGVDGLLSELDEYAVEEALKIAEAGEGVEVVALTMGPEGADAALKKALQMGADSGVHVVDDSLHGSDAPATARVLAAAVAKVGDVDLVLTGMASTDGGMSVVPAMLAEHLGLAHVGFVGELAVSEASVTARRDGDVASETIEAALPAVVAVTDQINEPRYPSFKGIMAAKKKPLVTWTLGDLGIDAAGVGLGAAASVVREVVKRPERTQGQVVTDDGDGGAKLAEFLAAQKFI; from the coding sequence ATGAAGATCGTCACCCTGGTCAAGCACGTTCCGGACGCCACCGCGGACCGGACTTTCACCGCCGCCGACAACACCACCGACCGTGTGGGTGTGGACGGCTTGTTGTCCGAGTTGGACGAGTATGCCGTCGAGGAGGCACTGAAGATCGCCGAGGCCGGCGAGGGGGTCGAGGTCGTGGCGCTGACGATGGGCCCCGAGGGCGCTGACGCGGCGTTGAAGAAGGCGCTGCAGATGGGTGCGGACTCCGGTGTGCACGTGGTCGACGACTCCCTGCACGGGTCCGACGCGCCGGCCACCGCGCGGGTGCTGGCGGCCGCGGTCGCGAAGGTCGGTGACGTCGATCTGGTGCTGACCGGCATGGCGTCGACCGACGGCGGCATGAGCGTGGTCCCGGCGATGCTGGCCGAGCACCTCGGGCTGGCGCACGTGGGGTTCGTCGGTGAGCTGGCGGTGTCGGAGGCGTCGGTGACGGCGCGCCGCGACGGCGACGTCGCGTCGGAGACCATCGAGGCCGCGCTGCCGGCGGTGGTGGCGGTGACCGACCAGATCAACGAGCCGCGGTACCCGTCGTTCAAGGGGATCATGGCGGCGAAGAAGAAGCCGCTAGTGACGTGGACGCTGGGCGACCTCGGCATCGACGCGGCGGGTGTGGGGCTGGGTGCCGCGGCGTCGGTCGTGCGTGAGGTGGTGAAGCGGCCCGAGCGGACGCAGGGTCAGGTCGTGACCGACGACGGCGACGGCGGCGCGAAGCTGGCCGAGTTCCTGGCCGCGCAGAAGTTCATCTGA
- a CDS encoding electron transfer flavoprotein subunit alpha/FixB family protein produces the protein MAEILVLVDHVDGAVRKTTLELLTLARRAGEPAAVFLGSGFDAARDTLGEYGAAKVYVVEAPEFEQYLVVPKAEALAQIAQTSGAAGVLLTSSPEGKEIAARLAVKLGSGVITDATDVAADLTTTQSVFAGGYTVTAQVTTGAPVITVKPNAITPEPAPATPAEEKVAVAFSEAATKARIVERKPRAATGRPELTEASIVVSGGRGTGGDFAPVEALADALGAAVGASRAAVDSGWYPHAYQVGQTGKTVSPQLYLAAGISGAIQHRAGMQTSKTIVVVNKDPEAPIFAMADFGVVGDLHTVLPQATEEIRKRQG, from the coding sequence ATGGCTGAGATTCTGGTCCTGGTCGACCACGTCGACGGCGCGGTGCGCAAGACCACGCTGGAGCTGCTGACGCTCGCGCGCCGCGCGGGCGAGCCGGCGGCCGTCTTCCTGGGGTCGGGGTTCGACGCGGCCCGTGACACGCTGGGGGAGTACGGCGCGGCGAAGGTGTACGTCGTCGAGGCGCCCGAGTTCGAGCAGTACCTGGTGGTGCCGAAGGCCGAGGCGCTGGCGCAGATCGCCCAGACGTCGGGTGCGGCTGGGGTGCTGCTGACGTCGTCGCCGGAGGGCAAGGAGATCGCGGCCCGGCTGGCGGTGAAGCTGGGGTCCGGCGTCATCACCGACGCGACCGATGTCGCGGCCGACCTCACGACGACGCAGTCGGTGTTCGCCGGCGGCTACACCGTCACCGCCCAGGTGACGACGGGTGCGCCCGTCATCACGGTGAAGCCGAACGCCATCACCCCCGAGCCCGCCCCGGCCACGCCGGCGGAGGAGAAGGTCGCGGTGGCGTTCAGCGAGGCGGCCACGAAGGCGCGCATCGTCGAGCGCAAGCCGCGCGCGGCTACCGGCCGCCCGGAGCTGACCGAAGCCAGCATCGTGGTGTCGGGCGGGCGCGGCACCGGCGGTGACTTCGCCCCCGTCGAGGCGCTGGCCGACGCGCTGGGCGCGGCCGTGGGCGCGTCACGGGCCGCGGTCGACTCCGGCTGGTACCCGCACGCCTACCAGGTCGGGCAGACCGGCAAGACGGTGTCGCCGCAGCTCTACCTCGCGGCCGGCATCTCCGGCGCCATCCAGCACCGGGCCGGCATGCAGACCTCGAAGACCATCGTCGTGGTCAACAAGGACCCCGAGGCGCCGATCTTCGCCATGGCCGACTTCGGCGTCGTCGGCGACCTCCACACCGTCCTGCCCCAGGCCACCGAGGAGATCCGCAAGCGTCAGGGCTGA
- a CDS encoding cysteine desulfurase family protein, whose product MSERRVYLDHAATTPVLPEVIDVVAAAMATLGNPSSLHASGRHARKLVEEARESVAAGLGARPSEVVFTSGGTEADNLAVKGLYWARRAADPRRVRILASAVEHHAVLDTVDWLAAEQGAKVEWLPVDATGRLDVDALRRVVEADPESVALITVMWANNEVGTVQPVGEVVAVAHEHGIAVHSDAVQAVGALPVHFGDSGLDAMTVSGHKAGAPVGVGALLLRREADVVPVLHGGGQERDVRSGTLDAPAVTGLAAALRSTLADVPARSAALTVLRERLVAGVRAAVPDAVLNGSPGGLPGIAHFSFPGCEGDALLLLLDAAGIDCSTGSACTAGVPEPSHVLLAMGAPHEQARGSLRFSLGHTSTAHDVDALVAAIGPAVERARAAGIVNVATSRSTGGN is encoded by the coding sequence ATGTCCGAGCGCCGCGTCTATCTCGACCACGCGGCGACGACCCCCGTCCTCCCCGAAGTGATCGACGTCGTCGCCGCGGCCATGGCGACCCTCGGCAACCCCTCGTCGCTGCACGCCTCCGGCCGGCACGCCCGCAAGCTGGTCGAGGAGGCGCGCGAGTCCGTCGCCGCCGGCCTCGGTGCGCGGCCCAGTGAGGTGGTGTTCACCTCGGGCGGCACCGAGGCCGACAACCTCGCCGTCAAGGGCCTCTACTGGGCCCGCCGCGCCGCCGACCCGCGCCGCGTGCGCATCCTCGCCTCGGCCGTCGAGCACCACGCCGTCCTCGACACCGTCGACTGGCTGGCCGCCGAGCAGGGCGCGAAGGTCGAGTGGCTGCCGGTCGACGCCACCGGGCGGCTCGACGTCGACGCGCTGCGCCGAGTCGTCGAGGCCGACCCCGAGTCGGTCGCGCTGATCACCGTCATGTGGGCCAACAACGAGGTCGGCACGGTGCAGCCCGTCGGCGAGGTGGTCGCGGTCGCGCATGAGCACGGCATCGCCGTCCACTCCGACGCCGTGCAGGCGGTCGGCGCGCTGCCCGTCCACTTCGGCGACTCCGGGCTGGACGCCATGACGGTGTCCGGGCACAAGGCCGGCGCCCCGGTCGGCGTCGGCGCGCTGCTGCTGCGCCGCGAGGCCGACGTCGTGCCCGTCCTGCACGGCGGCGGGCAGGAGCGCGACGTCCGCTCCGGCACGCTCGACGCCCCCGCCGTCACCGGGCTGGCCGCGGCGCTGCGCTCGACGTTGGCCGATGTCCCGGCCCGTTCGGCCGCCCTGACGGTGCTGCGCGAGCGGCTGGTCGCGGGCGTGCGGGCGGCGGTGCCCGATGCGGTGCTCAACGGCTCGCCCGGCGGGTTGCCGGGCATCGCGCACTTCTCCTTCCCCGGCTGCGAGGGCGACGCGCTGCTGCTCCTGCTCGACGCCGCCGGCATCGACTGCTCCACCGGCAGCGCCTGCACGGCCGGCGTGCCCGAGCCGTCGCACGTCCTGCTGGCCATGGGCGCGCCGCACGAGCAGGCCCGCGGGTCGCTGCGGTTCTCGCTGGGCCACACGTCCACGGCTCACGACGTCGACGCGCTGGTCGCGGCCATCGGGCCGGCCGTCGAGCGGGCCCGCGCCGCCGGCATCGTCAACGTCGCCACCAGTCGTTCAACCGGGGGGAACTGA
- the mnmA gene encoding tRNA 2-thiouridine(34) synthase MnmA: MRVLAAMSGGVDSAVAAARLVEAGHDVTGVHLALSSNPQSFRTGARGCCTIEDSRDARRAADVLGIPFYVWDLAERFRADVVDDFVAEYAAGRTPNPCLRCNEKIKFAAVLDRALALGFDAVGTGHYARVVAGPAGPELHRAADPEKDQSYVLGVLTAAQLSHALFPLGDTVKAEVRDEAERRGLAVARKPDSHDICFIADGDTAGFLRERLGSEPGEVVDADGAVVGTHEGTYGFTIGQRKGLRIGTPAADGKPRYVLDISPVDRRVTVGPREALAVDALTGVAPRWCGAPPPASSPLSCLAQFRAHGTPVPAAATVLPSGVEVTFETAQEGVAPGQAIVLYDGTRVVGSATIDRTRSAVSA; the protein is encoded by the coding sequence ATGCGCGTCCTCGCCGCGATGTCCGGCGGAGTCGACTCGGCGGTCGCCGCGGCGCGGCTGGTCGAGGCCGGCCACGACGTCACCGGCGTGCACCTCGCGCTGTCGTCGAACCCGCAGTCGTTCCGCACCGGCGCCCGCGGCTGCTGCACCATCGAGGACTCCCGCGACGCCCGCCGCGCCGCCGACGTCCTGGGCATCCCGTTCTACGTCTGGGACCTCGCCGAGCGGTTCCGCGCCGACGTCGTCGACGACTTCGTCGCCGAGTACGCCGCCGGCCGCACGCCCAACCCGTGCCTGCGCTGCAACGAGAAGATCAAGTTCGCCGCCGTGCTCGACCGCGCGCTCGCGCTCGGGTTCGACGCCGTCGGCACCGGGCATTACGCGCGGGTCGTCGCCGGCCCGGCGGGTCCCGAGCTGCACCGCGCCGCCGACCCCGAGAAGGACCAGTCCTACGTACTCGGCGTGCTGACAGCCGCCCAGCTGTCGCATGCCCTGTTCCCGCTCGGCGACACCGTCAAGGCCGAGGTCCGCGACGAAGCCGAGCGGCGCGGCCTGGCCGTCGCCCGCAAGCCCGACAGCCACGACATCTGCTTCATCGCCGACGGCGACACCGCCGGCTTCCTGCGCGAGCGCCTCGGCTCCGAGCCGGGCGAGGTGGTCGACGCCGACGGCGCCGTCGTCGGCACGCACGAGGGGACCTACGGGTTCACCATCGGGCAGCGCAAGGGGCTGCGCATCGGCACGCCGGCCGCCGACGGCAAGCCGCGCTACGTCCTCGACATCTCCCCGGTCGACCGCCGGGTCACCGTCGGCCCGCGCGAGGCGCTCGCCGTCGACGCGCTCACCGGGGTGGCGCCGCGCTGGTGCGGCGCGCCGCCGCCCGCGTCGTCGCCGCTGTCGTGCCTGGCCCAGTTCCGGGCACACGGCACCCCGGTCCCGGCGGCCGCGACGGTGCTGCCGTCCGGCGTCGAGGTGACGTTCGAGACCGCCCAGGAGGGCGTCGCGCCCGGTCAGGCGATCGTGCTCTACGACGGCACCCGGGTCGTCGGGTCGGCCACCATCGACCGCACCCGCTCGGCCGTCAGCGCGTGA